Proteins co-encoded in one Arachis hypogaea cultivar Tifrunner chromosome 11, arahy.Tifrunner.gnm2.J5K5, whole genome shotgun sequence genomic window:
- the LOC112720720 gene encoding uncharacterized protein isoform X2, translated as MEKIEAHSSQQPMESTVNSPLDALGVVFGKEHPGRVRGLGMGAVPTIAFKNNTTRISQMNLDSSNDAGTSSTCGPNVQEELDTVKAQLQALVSYIASKEGGKIPVQLAGMFPTQQISQGLDQESEIPSPKELGSRSSGASNKEA; from the exons ATG GAGAAGATTGAAGCACATAGCAGCCAACAACCGATGGAATCAACTGTTAATTCTCCTCTTGATGCTCTTGGAGTAGTTTTTGGGAAAGAGCACCCTGGTCGTGTTCGAGGTTTAGGTATGGGAGCTGTTCCAACAATTGCTTTCAAGAACAACACTACAAGGATTAGTCAAATGAATTTAGATTCTTCAAATGATGCTGGCACATCATCTACTTGTGGTCCAAATGTGCAAGAAGAGTTGGATACCGTTAAAGCGCAATTGCAAGCGCTAGTCTCCTATATTGCTTCTAAGGAAGGAGGTAAAATTCCAGTACAATTGGCTGGAATGTTCCCTACTCAACAAATCTCACAG GGATTGGATCAGGAGAGTGAGATTCCATCACCAAAAGAGTTAGGAAGTAGGTCTTCTGGAGCAAGCAACAAGGAAGCATGA
- the LOC112720720 gene encoding uncharacterized protein isoform X1: MDLQFEKIEAHSSQQPMESTVNSPLDALGVVFGKEHPGRVRGLGMGAVPTIAFKNNTTRISQMNLDSSNDAGTSSTCGPNVQEELDTVKAQLQALVSYIASKEGGKIPVQLAGMFPTQQISQGLDQESEIPSPKELGSRSSGASNKEA; encoded by the exons ATGGATTTACAATTT GAGAAGATTGAAGCACATAGCAGCCAACAACCGATGGAATCAACTGTTAATTCTCCTCTTGATGCTCTTGGAGTAGTTTTTGGGAAAGAGCACCCTGGTCGTGTTCGAGGTTTAGGTATGGGAGCTGTTCCAACAATTGCTTTCAAGAACAACACTACAAGGATTAGTCAAATGAATTTAGATTCTTCAAATGATGCTGGCACATCATCTACTTGTGGTCCAAATGTGCAAGAAGAGTTGGATACCGTTAAAGCGCAATTGCAAGCGCTAGTCTCCTATATTGCTTCTAAGGAAGGAGGTAAAATTCCAGTACAATTGGCTGGAATGTTCCCTACTCAACAAATCTCACAG GGATTGGATCAGGAGAGTGAGATTCCATCACCAAAAGAGTTAGGAAGTAGGTCTTCTGGAGCAAGCAACAAGGAAGCATGA
- the LOC112720720 gene encoding uncharacterized protein isoform X3, whose amino-acid sequence MESTVNSPLDALGVVFGKEHPGRVRGLGMGAVPTIAFKNNTTRISQMNLDSSNDAGTSSTCGPNVQEELDTVKAQLQALVSYIASKEGGKIPVQLAGMFPTQQISQGLDQESEIPSPKELGSRSSGASNKEA is encoded by the exons ATGGAATCAACTGTTAATTCTCCTCTTGATGCTCTTGGAGTAGTTTTTGGGAAAGAGCACCCTGGTCGTGTTCGAGGTTTAGGTATGGGAGCTGTTCCAACAATTGCTTTCAAGAACAACACTACAAGGATTAGTCAAATGAATTTAGATTCTTCAAATGATGCTGGCACATCATCTACTTGTGGTCCAAATGTGCAAGAAGAGTTGGATACCGTTAAAGCGCAATTGCAAGCGCTAGTCTCCTATATTGCTTCTAAGGAAGGAGGTAAAATTCCAGTACAATTGGCTGGAATGTTCCCTACTCAACAAATCTCACAG GGATTGGATCAGGAGAGTGAGATTCCATCACCAAAAGAGTTAGGAAGTAGGTCTTCTGGAGCAAGCAACAAGGAAGCATGA